The Pseudomonas asiatica sequence GATCAGGATCAGCCAGAGCAGGTAAGGGCGATACCAGGCTCCGGTCGGTTCGATCCACCAGTCCATGATGGCCGGGGAGAACAGGTAGATCCCCACGACCAGAAGCAGGACCAAACGATAGATGTACATGCTGGCCTCGATGGTTGGGCGCTGCGGGCTTGGACTTATTATTGGCGCAAATGGCTGGGGGGATGCTAGCGGGAATCCATGGTGTTCGCCAAGAGGTTGAATTTATTGGGCTTTTGTTTTTGAGGGGTGGGTTGCCTGTTCTGGCCCTATCGCCGGCAAGCCAGATCCCACAGGGTCACCACAGGATCTGAGTGCTGCGCTGTACCTGTGGGAGCTGGCTTGCCGGCGATAGGGCCGGGCCTGCCTCAGCGCAAATCAGCCTCTGGCACCGTGGTCCGCTGCGCAATCGCCTCGGGCCGCCACTGCTTGCGAGCTACCGCCAATACCTCCGCCGGCGTTGCCTGCAACAACTCGGGGTCGGCTTTCTGCCCCAGCGCCCGCAGCGCCCGCAGCAACAGCGGTGTCGCCTGGTCCGCCTGCAGCGGCGGCGAGCGGTACGACTTGCCCAGCTTGTGCCCGTCCGGCTGCACGATCAGCGGAATATGCAGGTAACGTGGCTGCGAGAAGCCCAGCAACTCTTGCAGGTACAGCTGGCGCGGGGTGTTGTCGAGCAGGTCGGCGCCACGCACGATGTCGGTAACACCTTGCCAGGCATCGTCCAGTACCACCGCCAGTTGGTAGGCATACAGCCCGTCGCGGCGCTGGATGACGAAATCGCCCACTTCACGCCCCAGGTGCTGCTGGAACTCGCCCTGTACGCGGTCGGTAAAGCGGTAGATCAGCTCTGGCACGCGCAGGCGGATCGCCGCGCCATCCCTAGCATGCCCGGCATTGCGGCAAAGGCCCGGGTAGATACCGTTGTAGCCCTCAAGCTGCTTGCGCGAGCAGGTGCAGGCGTAGGCCAGGCCCATGTTGAACAGGCGGTCGACTACCGCGGCATAGGCATCGTGCCGCTGGCTCTGGAACACCACTTCGCCGTCCCACTCCAGGCCGTAGCGCTCCAGGGTCTGCAGGATCGCATCGCGAGCACCGGGCATTTCCCGAGGCGGGTCGGTGTCTTCCATGCGCAGCAGCCAGCGGCCGTTCACGGCGCGGGCATCGAGCCAGGAGGCGAGGGCGGCGACCAGCGAGCCGAAGTGCAGGAAGCCGCTGGGCGTGGGGGCGAAACGCCCGATGTAGCTTGAGTGGGTCATGGTCAGGCTGGGCATATAAATGAAACGGGGCGCATGATGCGCCCCGTTCAGGTGGAAAGAAAGATCAGCCTTTGCCGACCGTCTTTTCCTTTTTCTCGGCGATTTCCTTGCAGTCGAAGCACAGGTCGGCGGTAGGGCGGGCCTCCAGGCGACGCAGGCCGATCTCGATGCCGCACGATTCGCACCAGCCGTACTCGTCGGCCTTGATCTTGTCGAGGGTCTTGTCGATTTTCTTGATCAGCTTGCGCTCGCGATCGCGGTTGCGCAGCTCCAGGGCGAATTCTTCTTCCTGGCTGGCACGGTCGGCCGGGTCGGGGAAGTTGGCTGCCTCGTCCTTCATGTGGTCCACAGTGCGGTCCACACTGGTCATCAGCTCTTGCTTCCAGGCGCCGAGAAGCTTGGTGAAGTGCTTCTTCATGGGCTCGCCCATGTACTCTTCACCTTTGGATTCTACGTAGGGCTCGACACCGTACATGGTCTGGGCTTTTTGCTTTTCTACGGTGGACATGAATAGACCGCCTCTCACTCATCTGATCCAATGCGCAGGCTGCTCCATCTCCGGCACCCGCCGGCCCTGCGACTGCGAGCCGCCGAACTTACCAGATAGATCGGGGGTGCGCTACCCCGCCCGATCCTGGTAATTGACAGCGGCCTGAGCCGCACGTTCGGTGGCGTGCAGAGGTAGAATCTCCAGTTTAGACCCAATTGAGAGAAGGTCATGGCCCACCCCTACAGTGCGCGCAGCCGCGCCATCGAACCCTTCCACGTCATGGCGCTGCTGGCCCGGGCCAACGAGCTGCAGGCGGCCGGGCACGACGTGATCCACCTGGAAATCGGCGAGCCGGACTTCACCACGGCCACGCCCATCGTTGCCGCCGGCCAGGCAGCATTGGCCGCCGGGCACACCCGCTACACCGCCGCACGCGGCCTGCCGGCACTGCGCGAAGCCATTGCCGGGTTCTATGGCCAGCGTTACGGCCTGAGTGTCGACCCTGAACGCATCCTCATCACCCCGGGTGGCTCCGGTGCGCTGCTGCTGGCCAGCAGCTTGCTGGTAGACCCAGGCAAGCACTGGCTGCTGGCCGACCCAGGCTACCCGTGCAACCGCCACTTCCTGCGCCTGGTCGAGGGCGGGGCGCAGCTGGTGCCGGTGGGCCCGGACGTGAATTACCAGCTGACTGCCGACCTTGTCGACCGCTACTGGGACAAGGACACGGTCGGAGCCCTGGTCGCCTCGCCGGCCAACCCGACCGGTACCGTGCTGGGGCGTGACGACCTGGCCAGCCTGTCCCGCGCCACCCGTGAACGGCACGGCCATCTGGTGGTGGACGAG is a genomic window containing:
- the gluQRS gene encoding tRNA glutamyl-Q(34) synthetase GluQRS, producing the protein MTHSSYIGRFAPTPSGFLHFGSLVAALASWLDARAVNGRWLLRMEDTDPPREMPGARDAILQTLERYGLEWDGEVVFQSQRHDAYAAVVDRLFNMGLAYACTCSRKQLEGYNGIYPGLCRNAGHARDGAAIRLRVPELIYRFTDRVQGEFQQHLGREVGDFVIQRRDGLYAYQLAVVLDDAWQGVTDIVRGADLLDNTPRQLYLQELLGFSQPRYLHIPLIVQPDGHKLGKSYRSPPLQADQATPLLLRALRALGQKADPELLQATPAEVLAVARKQWRPEAIAQRTTVPEADLR
- the dksA gene encoding RNA polymerase-binding protein DksA, whose translation is MSTVEKQKAQTMYGVEPYVESKGEEYMGEPMKKHFTKLLGAWKQELMTSVDRTVDHMKDEAANFPDPADRASQEEEFALELRNRDRERKLIKKIDKTLDKIKADEYGWCESCGIEIGLRRLEARPTADLCFDCKEIAEKKEKTVGKG
- a CDS encoding pyridoxal phosphate-dependent aminotransferase, yielding MAHPYSARSRAIEPFHVMALLARANELQAAGHDVIHLEIGEPDFTTATPIVAAGQAALAAGHTRYTAARGLPALREAIAGFYGQRYGLSVDPERILITPGGSGALLLASSLLVDPGKHWLLADPGYPCNRHFLRLVEGGAQLVPVGPDVNYQLTADLVDRYWDKDTVGALVASPANPTGTVLGRDDLASLSRATRERHGHLVVDEIYHGLTYGMDAPSVLEVDDSAFVLNSFSKYFGMTGWRLGWLVAPPGAVADLEKLAQNLYISAPSMAQHAALACFQPETLAIFEERRAEFARRRDYLLPALRELGFRIAVEPQGAFYLYADISAFGGDAFAFCRHFLETEHLAFTPGLDFGRHLAGHHVRFAYTQSLPRLEEAVQRIARGLRSWQG